A window of the Saccharomyces eubayanus strain FM1318 chromosome II, whole genome shotgun sequence genome harbors these coding sequences:
- a CDS encoding pyridoxal phosphate homeostasis protein encodes MSTNIAYDDDRKTELIAQYESIRKEVETEARKVCDDKSASKVSILAVSKLKPASDIKILYDHGVRDFGENYVQELIEKSSLLPDDIDWHFVGGLQTNKCKDLAKVPNLRIVETVDSLKKAKKLNESRAKFQPDCDPILCHVQINTSHEDQKSGLSGETEIFDVISFFLSDECKHIKLNGLMTIGSWNVSHEDGEENKDFTTLVSWKQKIDAKFGTSLKLSMGMSADFKQAIKQGASEVRIGTEIFGARPPKNEARII; translated from the coding sequence ATGTCTACAAATATTGCTTATGATGATGACAGAAAAACGGAATTGATTGCTCAATATGAGTCCATTAGGAAAGAAGTGGAAACAGAAGCAAGAAAGGTTTGTGATGATAAAAGTGCCTCTAAGGTTTCTATTTTAGCTGTTTCGAAGTTGAAACCGGCCAGTGATATAAAAATCCTGTACGATCATGGTGTAAGAGACTTTGGGGAGAATTACGTTCAAGAATTGATAGAAAAATCAAGCTTATTACCTGATGATATTGACTGGCATTTTGTCGGTGGTTTGCAAACAAATAAATGCAAAGATTTAGCAAAAGTACCAAATTTGCGCATTGTTGAAACAGTCGACTCCTTGAAAAAAGCCAAGAAGCTAAATGAGTCAAGGGCTAAATTTCAACCTGATTGTGACCCAATATTGTGTCATGTTCAAATTAATACATCGCATGAAGATCAAAAATCAGGCCTAAGTGGCGAAACGGAAATATTCGATgtgatttctttctttttgtctgACGAGTGCAAGCATATCAAACTGAACGGGTTAATGACTATTGGCTCATGGAATGTTTCCCATGAAGAtggtgaagaaaacaaggaTTTCACCACGCTGGTTAGTTGGAAGCAGAAAATCGATGCTAAATTCGGAACATCATTGAAGTTGTCGATGGGGATGAGTGCTGATTTTAAGCAGGCCATAAAACAAGGAGCATCAGAAGTTAGAATTGGAACAGAAATTTTTGGGGCAAGACctccaaaaaatgaagcaaGAATCATTTAA